The genomic stretch taagagcacatgaagaatacaaaataaataaagcaataagaaacacttttttaaaaaacaagagacaaaaaAGTGATCAGAGTTGCTTTCTGACTTTTCTTGGAGAAGCTGCTGCATTCCCTTTCCCTGTCTTTGAGCTTTGGGGGCatcaggggaagggggaggaggagggagagaggagaagacacAGACTTGAACAGATCCCCATGTTATCCTGGGCCTCTCACTGGAAAAGACTGTCAAGAAGATGAAACAGCCAGCTACAGTACGGAGAGCCTTTAACACATGCACTTAAGCGGGAAGTGCAGGGGACCTCTGCGGTCCAGGCTTGCTAGTTTAtggaaccaattttttttttcaccatccCTCCCTCGTCCTGAAGTCAGAGGGCCTGGCTGGCAGCAGTCACTTTGAGACAAGCCTCAAAGATGGACAGACCTTCTTAATCACATAAGCCTTTTGGGGTCTATTTTCTCCAGGTGAACCAGAGGTTTGAGCTGCTCTGCAAAGTTCCTCATGTCATCAGAGACCATGTCCTGCCCAGCTGGCGCGACAACGCTTAACTCCACGAGATAGGAGAGCGACAGGGCCTCTGTGCTGTCGGTGTTCCCTGGGACCAGGATTCGGAAGATCTTATACACCACAATCTTCATGATGCCCTTCCGGAACAGGTGTCCTTTGGCGACAAACTCGTGGTCCATGCGGAAGCCCATCTCCATCAGGAAGTCTGTGAGGTTCTCGGACGTGGCGATGTCCACGCAGTTGCGCACCAGGGCGTGGCGGTTCTTGTCTCCCATTTCGGGCTGTCCCAGGTACCGCAGATGCCAGGGTGCCCCGGCCCTGTCCATGGAGCGACGGGCCCTCAGGATGAACGGGCTGGCTTGCTGGCCCTTAAGAAGGAATACCATCTCGTGATCGAGGAAAGTCTCAGGCTCCATGTTGTCACACAAACCACGAAGGCGATGGATGAGACTTTCCAAACTGTGGTCTAAAACACTTCCTGAAGAGGTGAGAACACAGGGAGTACAGGATTCCATCTCACTGTGCAACTAGCAaaagacacacacgcacacactaaaTATTTCTCTGCTTTGTCCCATAGGAACAACCCATGggattctatttatttaaaactcaccatATGTAGTTATTCACGTAAAAGCATGCACGCATGGTGGCAGCAAGCATACGAGAACGTGACGGCACATGTACGTTGGTCAGAAGATAACTTGCCAGgcttggttccctccttccagccGTGGGTCCCACGGagtgaactcaggctgtcaggtttggcagcaagtgtgtgcactggtttgaatgagagcagCCCCATAGGCTCCCACATGAGAACGAAGGTCTAGGCCCTAGTGGCAGATTGTttgggaaggagtgggaggaaCGTCCTTTTTGGAAGGCGTATGTGGAGTAGGCTTTGCGTTTTCagaagtctctctttctctgccagtGCATCAGGAGGCAGCTCTCGGCCTctgctccagcacctgcctgccGCCTTATTCCTCACCTCGATGATCATGAACCGACCCTCCGAACCTGTAGGCAAGCCCCCAGTATCTGCTTACTTtctaagagctgccttggtcatggtgtcaagCAATAATACAACCTCGACTAAGACACACCCTTACCCTCCCAGCTGTCTCATTGGCCTACAGCcagtcttccttctttcttttaaaaaattctatcttttgtgtagctttggctgtcctggaactccctctatagaacagactagcctcgaactcagagatccaccttcctccgctgggaccaaaggtgtgcgccaccacgcccagcttctttccTGAAGTAGAATTGTTCCATAAAAGGAAGATTTCCTGGAAATAAATCATTGGAGCCAGGTGCTGATCAGTGGCAGAGGATTGACCAAAGCAGAAGAGAGTGGCTGCAAGGTGGGAGAGTTCTAATGCACAAGGCTCTAGGTGCAATTCCTAGcactacaaaaattaaattaaattaaacaacaaaacagagccaggcacagtggtgcacgcctttaattccaacactcgggaggcagaggcagacagatggctgttgagtttgaggccagcctagtctacaaagtgagtccaggacagccagggctacacagaaaaaccctgtcttgaaaaaacaaaatgaaagccgggcgtggtggcgcacgcctttaatcccagcactcgggaggcagaggcaggcggatcgctgtgagttcgaggccagcctggtctacaaagtgagtccaggatggccaaggctacacagagaaaccctgtctcgaaaaaaccaaaaaaaaaaaaaaaaaaaaaaaaaaaaaaaagaaaaaacaaaatgagcagcGCATGgtggtggacgcctttaatctcagcactcaggaggcagaggcaggaggatcactgtgagttcgaggccagcctggtctacaaagcaagcccaggatagccaaggatacacagagaaactctgtctcaaaaaccaacaaaacaaaaaaaccaaaaagccaaactccaccaccaacaaaacagtaTCGTTCtatttagccaggcatgatgcgctcaggaggcagaggcagcagaaccaCTGGAAACTCAAGGACTGGAAATGGCTTAGTGCTCAAGTGTTTGAACTGCTCTTGTAGGAGACCAGGGCTCAGTTCTACACACAAGTGGCTTCCAACTGCCCAACTCAAATGCCAAGGATCCATACCTTCAGcctcacacgcacacaccacaccctgacacacatgcagataccctgacacacacgcacacactacacccacacatacatgcacacataattaaaaagaatttttaaaatctaaacacacaaacacacacaaaccccaaccccaaaataagtaagaagagaaaagaaaattgttcaACCCCCAAAAGTAAATGTTTGCTCAGGAACATTTTGAGGGGCCAATGAGAAGAGGTGTTTGCTTGCTGCCAAGCCGACGACCTAAGTTCAACCCTAGGTAGCCACATAATGAACGGCAAGAACCAATTCCCACATGTATGTTCCCTGACCTCTACAGGTATGTTGTGGCATGCATgataagtaaaaaaattaaagaccgcCCAAATAATTCATCAGCTAAGACACTTTCTGCTAaacctgaggacttgagttcggtTCCCCAGGATCCACACAGCAGTAGAAAAATGACCAGATGGGCACACATacactataaaaaaaatctttaaaaaaacaagatttattatttattatgtatacagtgctctgcctgcatgacagaagagggcattagatcacattatagatggttgtgagccaccatgtggttactgggaactgaactcaggacctttggaagaacagcagaacagtcagtgctcttcgcctctgagccgtctctctaggcccccaaaacaaaatcttttttttttttttttttttttttttttttttggtttttcgagacagggtttctctgtgtagccttggccatcctggactcactttgtagaccaggctggcctcgaactcacagcgatccgcctgcctctgcctcccgagtgctgggattaaaggcgtgcgccaccacgcccggctcaaaacaAAATCTTAATGCTTAAATTTGTCCACTAAATGTGTCCTGTGATCTCCTAAAATCAGCACTAGTCTCTGAGTCTTGTGTTATCACTGGGCCTTCACCTCTGTCTTCTGGTCTGTAGGACagagctaataaaaataaaaaatagcatgCGCTGTTACAAGATTCAAGTAAAGCCAGAAATGAAGGCGCTCCCCTCTGATGCTagtaccaggaggcagaggcaggtggatctctgtgagttcgaggccagcctggtctacaaagtgagtccaggatagcaagagctacacagagaaaccttgtctggaaaacagacaaacacagaatAGAGATTCAGAAACATGAACGCAAcagtgtctgtaatcctagcaaatAGGGAGTCCACAGcagggcctgcctgggctatacTGCAAATTCAAGACCGGCCTAAATGAGATGCTCTCAAAATGATTAAAAGGGGCTATGATGTAACTCAGTGGCAGGTCACTTGCCTTGCATGCTCAAGGCCATAGGTTCaatactcaaaacaaaaacttcagaccccaaaaatctattttttttttttaaaaaaagcagagTCTTATCTAATACGGCTTAGGAATgcaaaactcactatgtagcccaggttagccttgattCACAGCAATTCTCATGTCTCTACATCCCAACTCTTGGGATTGCCGGCATGAACTATCACAGAGAGTTCAttgtaacttttgtttttgtttttcgagacagggtttctctgtgtagtcttggccgtcctggactcactctgtagaccaggctggcctcaaactcacagagatccacctgcctctgcctggtctacaaagtgagtctaggacagccaaggctacacagagaaactctgtctcgaaaaaacacaacaaaacaaaacaaaacaaaaacaacaaaaagaaaaacacaacaaaacaaaaaagttttactAAGCAATTGTTCAGCAATCCCACCCCTGGTTACTTATCCAGTAGAAAAGGAAAGCGAGAAgtaagtggatcactgtgagttcaaaaccagcctggtctacaaagcaagtccaggacagtaaaggctacacagagaaaccttgtctcactgctgggcatgatggcgcacacctttaatcccagcactcaggaggcagaggcaggtggattgctgtgaggttgaggccagcctggtctacaaagagtctgggacagccaagactatacagagaaaccctgtctcagggaaaacaaacaaacaaacaaacaaacaacaacaacaaaagaagaagaagaagaagaagaaagaaagggaatgtGAACCTGCAGAATAAAAGAACCCACtgcagagccaggcgtggtgcacgcctttaatcccagcactcgggaggcagaggcaggcagatcgctgtgagttcgaggccagcctggtctacaaagtgagtccaggatggccaaggctacacagagaaaccctgtcttgaaaaaccaaaaccaaaaacaaacaaacaaacaaagaacccacTGCAGCTGCTTTCATTGTTgccagaaactggagttagacCAGATGCCCAGCCCAACAGTACTGGGATAGGTAAGCGCACTGTGATGTGCCCATCTATAAATCTGTATCGGCATGAGGGGGGCTACCGAGCAACAAAAAGCAGGAACTTACTGACAAACACACTGATAagaataaacaatgaaataatactaattctttttttttctcttcaggttttcgagacagggtctgtctgtgtagccttggctgtcctggactcactttgtaggccaggctggcctcgaactcacagcaatctgcttgcctctgcctcctgagtgctggattaaaggcatcaccGCCCGGCCTGAGACTTTGTTTcccaaaaacaatataaattaatTCTGACAAGGACATAACTCTGTCAAGGCCAACAGTGCTAGAGGAAATAATCCAGCCACAGAACCGGTCACCTCACTTACATGAGGCACTAACCCATCAGTAGGGGACACAAAGTGGGAAGGGAATTAGTGAGGGCCAGGAGAGAGGGGGAATCGGTGTTTAATAAATAcagagttttaatttttcaagatgaAAGACAATAAATGAAGCCTGGCAGtggatggcacacacctgtaatcctagtgctctgagttcgaggccagcctggtctacggagggggagttctaggatagccagggctacacagagaaaccctgtctagagaaaccaaaaagaaaagagggagggagagagggagtcagagggagaaagagagagagagagaaagagaatataacCAAGTGTTGCACACACCTGTTACCCCAGGCACTTGAGGCCACCTCGGTCTACATGTGAGTCTCTGgacactgagccaccttcccgcCCATCCCCTTTTAAACATAATTACTTACCGCATGACAGGAACCATGAGGCTGCCTCTATGTCATCTCTACCTACtctgaccagaaaaaaaaacaaaaaacaaaacccaaaaacttggTACTCACTTACCCTGCAGGAGGTACTCCATCATGTTGATGGTGCCCCCGGTGACGGGCATCATGGTGACTGGTGGTGCCTCCATGATGCCTCTAACGAGGTTCCGGaccacagaactggaaacagaTCTTCCAATCGGGTAAGTTCGGGATCCACCTGGAAGAGTCACACTTGTCCATACACTGGAGcggagaaggtgtggcccagcGGAtctgcagtggcacaggccttgaaATCAAGAGTCCTTCATTCATAACGTTGAACATCTGCTTAAGCGACCAGTTCCCAGAAAGGATGACACAGCAACAAAAGAGCTCTGGCCACGGTGATACCGCAAAACTATCTAGTCTCAAGGTCGGAGCTCTCTCAGAGTTTTCTATGTAATCTTGAGGCAGCTGTGCAAGCTCTTGCTCTGGAACCTACTGTCCTTTTAAAAGACCAGGgcattagccgggcatggtggtgggcatggtggcgcacgcctttaatcccagcactcgggaggcagaggcaggcggatcgctgtgagttcaaggccagcctggtctacaaagtgagtccaggacggccaaggctacacagagaaaccctgtctcgaaaaaccaaaaaaaaaaaaaaaaaaaaaaaaaaaaaaaaagaccagggcattagccgggcatggtggcacacacctttagtcccagcacttaggaggcagaggcaggtggatcgctgtgagttcgaggccagcctggtctacaaagtgagtccaggacagtcaaggctaacacagagagactctgtctcgaaaaacaaaacaaaaacaaagacccagGGCATTTAACCACacagctcccctctccccacaagcTATGTGGCTCAAATTAAACCTACCGACATACAACTAAGTTTTTCAAAGGTGAAATCACGTTGGGCTACAGAGAGGCTTCgtttctttttttggtgtttctagacagggtttctatgtgtaattgctctggctgtcctggaactcgctctgtagacctggctggcctcgaactcacggacaTCAGCCTGTctccgtctcccaagtgctgggattaaaggcggcgtgcgccaccacctcccggcttgAGGCTCCGtttctaaatataaagaaataaaagccgGCCGTGTTGGGAATACATCTGTAATGCCAACACTCGGGAGCAAGAGTTAGGAAAACGgctgcaagtctgaggccagaatggtctatatagcaaattcCGGCCAACTAGGACACCACAGTGTGACCCtctcaaaacccccaaaacaaaagatcTGAAAGTGATCTAAGCAGTATCTGGAGGCCGTGGGGCATCTTGGCCCCAGGGCATACCGGAAATCAGACCAGAACTGGATTCTGCCTTTCTGAAAacgcctttctttttttattatttattattttatttatttatttatttatttatttattttgagacagggtttctctgtgtagccttggctgtcctgcacttacattgtagaccaggctggcctcgaactcacagcgatccgcctgcctctgcctcccgagtgctgggattaaaggcgtgcgccaccacgcccagctattattttatttttattctttttgtttgtttgtttttggcttttttgagacagggtctctctgtgtagccttggctgtcctgggcttgatttgcagaccaggctggcctcgctgAAAACGCCTTTTCAAACGAGTCCGGCGGGGAAGATGAAGTGAACGTGATGGAGCCGTCCCTCCCACGCGGGATCCGGGACACGTGTGCACTTACTCTAGTAACCCACCTCCGTTCACGCAACAGAACCCTGCAAGGGTGTACTTGAATCCACGCGTGCGCTCCCGCAATCTGCGCCCCCAAAACGCACAGATCCCGCCAGCTGAGATCCAGTCAAACAGCTAAACAGACTCCTTTCCGCACTTCCGGTAGGAAGCTGACGGACAGGAAACTTCTCCACTGCAGGCCCTGGAAGTACGGGTGCCGAGAGAGCAAGGAACGCGACCGCCTTCTGGCACCCGAGTGCAAGCGCGCATGTGCTCAATGCGGCGCTGCGGCTCGCGCAATGGGGTCCTATTCTAGAGTGGTGCACTCTGTTAACTGCAGAGCTTTACGTCATAGGGCAGCTCTAGGATAAGTTTTCCGGCTTCGGTGACCTGGATGTTTTGATCAGATCTCTTGAAACTGATTGGATACAATATTTAAATCTTGAAGTCAGCCATTGGGGGGAGCGAggagggaaagaatgaaaaagaaggcGAGTATGTTATTAATTTGAAGTACTAAGCACAGCGTTGTTCAGTATAGACCTCAGCAGTAGCACTTAGTAGTTTGTGTGCTTTTAAGAGCCTGGAGCAACAACCCAGTGCTAGAGCCTTGCCTGACATGTGCAAGGCCACAAGTTTAGTACGAAACAACAGCAAACTCGTTCAATCGACTGTGCATACTATGATTTTAAATACTCGGGACCGGGCACAGTCCGAATCTGAGACCCTCAAGAGGCTGCGGTAAGGATCTCTCCAGCGGAACCATTCAAGGTTTAAAGAACACTGAGTGAGACATTTCAAAAACTaaataagagctggagagatggctcggcggttcaGAGCGCCCGCTGCTCTCGCACAGGTCCCCAACACCGCACAGAGTGGCTAACAACCATTTGTAATCGCCCTTCCAAGGGATCCattctctcttctgacctcctcgggCACTGCCTCCAtgtgccacacatacacacaatgcttGCAAAGCACTCATAAcgcataaaatataaataaataaataagggctgAGTGGACgcctaagcagttaagagcattccATTCGCTGCTTTTGCAGACCACTTGGGTTcagtctcacaaccacctgcgactctaattccaagggatctgacaccctcatctgTCATCCATGGGCACCTAGAGAGGACAtgtgtggcacacatacatacattcaggcacatgcatacatatacattaagtaagtaaataataaatgaaaaatttaaactcaACAAGTATTCGTTGAACTCTGTTCATAAGGCCAAACACACATGGGATAGAGTAAAGTGAACCCCCCCTTAATCCTCCAAAAACCTCCCTtaatacccccacccccaaaggtcAACTACCTTTGGGCAAGGAGACCTAGTTCGCTGTCAGTCTGGGCAGCCTGTATCGGCTCAGATCCCCATCCTGCTCACCGGCATATAAAAGCTGCTTGCTTTTCTGCcattttgctcttctttctgCTCTTGCCCCCATGGTCCTGACCATTTGGTCTCCCATAAGTCTTTTCTTCTACTCATGGAGTAGTGGTCTGGGTCGGTAGGTTATCTGTGCCATCACTGATAGCGTTCATTTGGGATGACAAtttaacattaagaaaaattcCGGTTGCGCCagacacggtggcacatgcctttaatcccagcacttgggaggcagaggcaggcggatcgctgtgagttcgaggccagcctggtctacaaagtaagtccaagacagccaaggctaacacagagaaaccctgtcttgtaaaaccaaacagagagagagagagagagagagagagagagagagagagagagagagagaatagaaaatgCTGGGTGCAGGTCCACaaacttataatcccagcactcaaggaggcagatgcAGCAGGATCTttacgagttcgaggccagcctggtctacagagttccaggacagcctggagaaactctgtctcaaaaataacaaagagacagaggtgacagagagacagactgagactGTTGAGTGCTTAGCCACGAGTGGGGTGCTTAGCCACGAATGGGGTGTATATAATACCTCCTCCAAAGCTCAGAGATCATCATAGAAGAGGCCTGAGGAAGGGGAGGTGGTGCTGGGTGTCAAAAACGCTGACTTC from Acomys russatus chromosome 29, mAcoRus1.1, whole genome shotgun sequence encodes the following:
- the Med18 gene encoding mediator of RNA polymerase II transcription subunit 18, with the protein product MEAPPVTMMPVTGGTINMMEYLLQGSVLDHSLESLIHRLRGLCDNMEPETFLDHEMVFLLKGQQASPFILRARRSMDRAGAPWHLRYLGQPEMGDKNRHALVRNCVDIATSENLTDFLMEMGFRMDHEFVAKGHLFRKGIMKIVVYKIFRILVPGNTDSTEALSLSYLVELSVVAPAGQDMVSDDMRNFAEQLKPLVHLEKIDPKRLM